Within Staphylococcus sp. NRL 16/872, the genomic segment ATAATTCAGTATCTTTATAGTCGATGTGTGTAATACCATTTGCTGTGAAATAGCAAACTTTTTTACGACGACGACCGCCTCTTCTTGGTCCACCTGCCATGGTTAATTACCTCCTTTTGAAATAGTTTTTATTCGTTCATTTTATTATTAGAATGGTAAGTCATCATCACTAATATCAATCGGTCCATTTGCGTTCGCAAAAGGATTATCTGATTGTTTATTGTTTGATGATTGATTGTTATTATAAGACGTATTTTGTCCTGATTGTTGACCACCAAATCCTTGACCGTAGTCTTGGAAATCATTGTTATTACTTTGATTACGTTGGCCACCTTGTGCATTTTTAGGTTCAAGGAATTGAACACTATCCGCTACAACTTCAGTAACAAAGATACGACGACCTTCTTGATTTTCATAACTGCGTGATTGTATGCGACCATCAACGCCAGCTAAACTACCTTTGAATAAATAATTATTCACGTTCTCTGCTTGTCTTCTAAACACAACAACATTAATAAAGTCAGCTTCGCGTTCCCCTTGAGCATTCGTGAAAGTACGATTAACTGCTAGAGTAAATGTCGCTACACTTACGCCTGAGGG encodes:
- the ssb gene encoding single-stranded DNA-binding protein encodes the protein MINRVVLVGRLTKDPEYRTTPSGVSVATFTLAVNRTFTNAQGEREADFINVVVFRRQAENVNNYLFKGSLAGVDGRIQSRSYENQEGRRIFVTEVVADSVQFLEPKNAQGGQRNQSNNNDFQDYGQGFGGQQSGQNTSYNNNQSSNNKQSDNPFANANGPIDISDDDLPF